TTGTTGGCAATTTATCGCATAATACCAATAAAATAGTAAGCATATCCAATGCGTTAAAAGCTTATAACAAAAGTGTTGATGATTATCAGTCAAATGCCAGTAACGGTGTACAGGGCACCCCGTTATTGCGTTTTGCAGAGGGGCAATCCATCAATACAATCTGGGGCGTAAAATCATTAGGTATCGATCTTGAAAACGGTAAAGAGATCCTGGTTAAAAAGGATGGTTCTTTAACTTACAATTATGATATCGCCGATACGCAGCCCATTGGTGACTCTGAACCCAAGGTTGAAGGGTATATTGGCAGCAATATCACCTATAAGCAATTCTTGCTTAGTTTTACCTTTCACTACAAATTTGGTGGCCAACAGTTTAACCAAACCTTGATTGACCGGGTTGAAAACGCCGATCCCCGCTTTAATGTTGATAGCCGCGCCCTTGCACAAAGATGGCAGAAACCCGGGGATGTGGCCTTGTATAAAAACATTGCCGATTTGGGTACCTCTTATGCTACCTCGCGCTTTATACAAAAGGAAAATACTATTGATCTTCCTTCTTTCAACCTATCGTACGACGTCAAAAAAAGCATTGCTAAAAAGATAGGGATGCAAATGGTTAGGGCTACACTTACGGTTAATGATGTGTTCCATTCATCAAGCATCGAAACGGAGCGCGGCATTACTTACCCTTATGCCCGCAGTTTAACATGTTCAATACAAGCCACATTTTAATAATGACTAACATGAAAAAATATTTATACACCGTAGTGGTTATCATGTTGCTTACATCATGCAAAAAGTTTTTGGATGTTAAGCCGCAGTCGCAAATCAATAAAGACGATCTTTTTACTACAGAACAGGGATTTAAGGAGGCCTTAAACGGGGTTTATACCCTCTGTGCATCGTCATCGCTGTATGGTGGCGTCCTGACATTCAATAATGACATCTTATCGCAGAATTACCAGTTTAATGATGTGATACTGCAATCTACCGCTAATTTTAATTATAGCCTTAGTGGCGTTGTAGCAAAAAATGATAATACCTGGTCATCAGCCTATCGCGCAATAGCCAATTGTAATTATATCCTGGCAGCTATTGACGATAAAAAAGGACTGTTTGCCGATAAGGATTACCAATTGATTAAAGGCGAAACCCTGGCATTAAGGGCTTACCTGCACTTTGATATACTCCGCATGTTTGGTCCATCGTATAAAGTGGGGCCAAGTATCAAAGCGATACCATACGTTACTACCGTAGGTGTTACCAGTACGCCGTTTTCGACTACCGCCGACGCGATCACGAAAATAATTGCCGACCTGACCGCGGCAAAAACATTGCTGATGTCTGATCCTATCATTTCATCGGCCTATGTAATTGGCTATCCATCAACAGTTGGTAGTACCGAAACAGCAAGTAATGATCTGTTTTTGCAAAACAGGCGTCATCGCCTTAATTATTACGCTGTTTGCGGCGAGTTGGCCCGGGTTTATTTGTATAAGAGCGACCAGGTTAACAGTCTTGCCAATGCATTAGAAGTAATCAACGCTAAAAGATTCCCTTTTACAGATCAGGACGATTTTTTCAATAGCGACATTCAGAAAAAGGACAGGATCTTTTATAAAGAGCTGATTGCCGCCTGGTTTATTGACACTAAAGGCATTAACGGCCAGCTTCAAAGCCTGTTTACTGTAAGTAACCCGCTTTACAGTGCCACGGTTGACCAGGTTAATGACATTTACCAGGTAGGCCAGGATGGGGCCGAAGACTGGCGCTATAAGCAATGGTTTTTATCAACCGCGGCTACTACAGGCGGGCCAAACCGTGCTGTGTTGCAAAAATACATCACCAATCTTGATCCCGAACCTAATCTCCATCCACTGGTTGCACCGGCTATACGATTAAGTGAAATGTACTATATAGCTGCCGAAGCAAGCTACGACACGGACCCGGTTAAGGCGATAGGCTACTATAATACCATAAGGGCAAAACGCGGGATAGGCAACACACTTATAGATGTACCGGCCAAAAACGCCTTCATCGATTTACTGCTGGCCGAAGCCCGTAAAGAGTTTTATGCTGAAAACCAGATGTTTTATATGTATAAACGCTTGAACCATGCGGTAGTGGTGTCATCAACGCAAAATATACAGCCATCAAATGGGGTGTTTATGTTCCCGCTGCCGCAAGATGAACAGGCTTACAGAACCAACTAAAAAAACAGATATGAAAAGAAAATTATTATTTGCCTTTCTTATTTGCGCGGCCCTTGCCAGTTGTAAAAAAGAGACTTTAACTACATACAATGCACCCGGCGGCAAGGATAATATTTACCTTGGGTATGCCAATACCGACAGCGTAGTATATTCATTTGCCTATAAGCCAACCTTAAACCAGGATACCGTTTGGGTGCCCGTAAAAATATCAGGTAACAGGGTTAACCATCCCCGGAGCTTTATGTTGAGCGTTGATGCGGCCAATTCTTCGGCTGTGCGCACTTTGCATTATCAGCCATTAAAACCATCATATACTATGCCTGCCGACTCGGGTACGATACATGTGCCGGTTATTATTTTAAATACCGATACAGGTTTGGTCAATTACTCGGTAAAACTCGCTATCCAGGTTTCGGGCGGGACAGATTTTTCATCGAACCTGCCACTGGATATCCGCTCCAAGCAAATCGTTTTCTCCAACAGGTTAGAAGAACCCGCATGGTGGCCATATTGGGGACAATTGGGTGGTTACAGCAGGGTAAAGCACCAACTGTTTTTAATTTCATCGGGCACTACAGACCTGGTACAGCTTAATCCACAGGTTGATCCTAATTACTTCTTATATATCCCCCGCGATTTGTACTATATCAATAATATGCACGAGTTTTTGATTGATCCTTTTAACTGGATCAAGCAAAATCCAAGCAAGGGATTTGTACTTACCCCACGGAGCGATAACACCGGCGACTATGATTTTTATAATCAGGCCGCGCCCAATAAAAAGTTCTGGCTCAAATACTTCCCAACCGTTAAGCAGCTCATTTTTATGGATGAGAATAAAAATCAGATTCTGATATAACAATTAATTAAAAAGTAATGAAGTACAAAATATTATATATACCTATGCTGTTTGCCTTGTTCTTTAGCGCCTGCAAAAAGGATTTAGGTAACTATAAGTATAATCCGCCATCGCAGCCCATTGTGGTGAATTTTACTGATGGTACGTTTAATGCGCTGGTTGGCGATACCCTAAAGCTTGAACCCTATGTACAGTTTGATGGTGCCGATTACCTGAAAGATCTTTCCTATCAATGGGATATTTATGTAGATGAAGATGCGCGTACAGATACTTATACCGGCTATCCCCTTGCAATAGTGTATAACTTGCCGCCAAAGCTGCGTAACGCTAAATTAACTGTTACCGATAAACGTAACGGTATCAAATACTTTTTTCCGTTCAAAATACAGGGTAATACCCAGTTTTCAACAGGTACAACAGTATTGAGTGTTGATAATGGCGTTACTAAGCTATCTTTTATAAAACCCGACAGGTCTGTATTAAGCAACCTTTATTTTTCTCTTATGGGCGAAAATCTACCCAATAACCCTGTTCAGCTATTCGCCAAACCCCTGGCTTATCAGCCTGGCACAGCCGAAGATTATTGGGTTATTTGCCAGGACCCAACCAAAAACAGCGTGACCATTGATGGTAATACCATGCTTAGGAAAAGGTATTTTAACGAACAATTTTTTGTTGCACCGGCTACCATCACTCCGCAGGGGTTTGAAGCCTCAATGGGTGTACCAACAGGTGTTATCAATAATAAGCTTTATTTGTCCGTTACCTCAACTGCGCCGTTTGCACCGGATTTTGGAAAGTTTTCAAACCCGCAATCGGGTACTTACACACTATCTAAGTTTTTTACCCGTACGCCCGGTTACTTTTTTGGGTTCGATTTAGCAACCAAAGCATTTGTTTCTTTTGATGGCGGCGGCAATTATATGGGGGCCGACTACACGGTAAAAGGCAAAGCCTTTAATCCGCTTAACACGGGTATTACCGACCTGGTATTTATGCAGGCACAGCCAGGCCAATCCTACGCTTATTTCAGGGATACCGATGGCAAAATATATGAGCTTTCCTTTTACATCGATATGGATGACTATTCGCAACGCGCTATAGAAACTTATTACAAACGCGAGTTTAAAGCCGAGGCGTATATAAAAGCCGATACCAAATGGCAAAAATCGGCGGTTGATGTCTTCTACTTCACATCTGACGATAAAATATATCGCTACAATCCTTTAAATCAGGATTTACGCACTTTAGATGCCAATATGGGGGGCAAAAAAGTAAGCATGATAAAGCTAAGTGCCGATGGTAATACACTTACTGCCGGTGTCGCCGGAAGCCTGTATACCCTTGATGTTAGCGTAGGTAAAAACGGTGTAGTAACAAAACAGCTTGACGGTATCCCCGGTTCGCCGGTTGATATCGTAATTAAGTAAGTAAAAAATTAAGATCATGAAATTTTCAAAAAACATAATTCTTGTTTCGGTCATGCTTTTGGTTTTCCTGGCAGCAGCATGTAAGAAAAATAAACAAACAGCCACGATAGAAAATGATCCGCCGGGATCGCCACCCAAAACCTGGCAGGAGCATTGGGGCGGTCCGCATACATTTTTGCTAAACCGGGTTTATTTTGATAGCGTTGTAGCAGTGTATTACGATCCGTCAATGGATAAATCGGTAACCTGGCCTTACAAAACCATGTCAGATACCTGGAAATACGTTAAAAAAACGTATGGCGCTTTCGGCGATTCGGCCAGGCTATACGTGGTTTTGCACGGGATAACTACCCCATTTGAAGAAACTCTTGGCGGTGGCCATCCAGCATCTTATTTTGATGAAAGCCATGACTATCGCAACGCTATAGATTGCGGGCTGGGCGATTGGAAGTATCCTACGGGGCAGCAAATAGGCATCCCTATTCACGAAACCGGCCACATTGTTTGCGGAGCCAATAATGGAGTAAAAGGTTCCCCATCTGACGTATTATGGGGCGATAGTAAGTTTATGGAAATCTACAATTATGATGTGCTCATGAACATTGGCAGGCAGGATGAGGCATCAAGGGTATATGATCAGCTTAAGGCACAGGTAGATACCTTTCCGCGTGCCGGCTCGCAGTGGTTTAAAAATTGGTTTTATCCTATTTATTCAAAATACGGCCATGCTGCTGTGCTTAGCAAATACTTTAAGCTGTT
The genomic region above belongs to Mucilaginibacter sp. KACC 22773 and contains:
- a CDS encoding RagB/SusD family nutrient uptake outer membrane protein, which gives rise to MKKYLYTVVVIMLLTSCKKFLDVKPQSQINKDDLFTTEQGFKEALNGVYTLCASSSLYGGVLTFNNDILSQNYQFNDVILQSTANFNYSLSGVVAKNDNTWSSAYRAIANCNYILAAIDDKKGLFADKDYQLIKGETLALRAYLHFDILRMFGPSYKVGPSIKAIPYVTTVGVTSTPFSTTADAITKIIADLTAAKTLLMSDPIISSAYVIGYPSTVGSTETASNDLFLQNRRHRLNYYAVCGELARVYLYKSDQVNSLANALEVINAKRFPFTDQDDFFNSDIQKKDRIFYKELIAAWFIDTKGINGQLQSLFTVSNPLYSATVDQVNDIYQVGQDGAEDWRYKQWFLSTAATTGGPNRAVLQKYITNLDPEPNLHPLVAPAIRLSEMYYIAAEASYDTDPVKAIGYYNTIRAKRGIGNTLIDVPAKNAFIDLLLAEARKEFYAENQMFYMYKRLNHAVVVSSTQNIQPSNGVFMFPLPQDEQAYRTN
- a CDS encoding DUF4843 domain-containing protein, with amino-acid sequence MKRKLLFAFLICAALASCKKETLTTYNAPGGKDNIYLGYANTDSVVYSFAYKPTLNQDTVWVPVKISGNRVNHPRSFMLSVDAANSSAVRTLHYQPLKPSYTMPADSGTIHVPVIILNTDTGLVNYSVKLAIQVSGGTDFSSNLPLDIRSKQIVFSNRLEEPAWWPYWGQLGGYSRVKHQLFLISSGTTDLVQLNPQVDPNYFLYIPRDLYYINNMHEFLIDPFNWIKQNPSKGFVLTPRSDNTGDYDFYNQAAPNKKFWLKYFPTVKQLIFMDENKNQILI
- a CDS encoding PKD-like family lipoprotein, producing MKYKILYIPMLFALFFSACKKDLGNYKYNPPSQPIVVNFTDGTFNALVGDTLKLEPYVQFDGADYLKDLSYQWDIYVDEDARTDTYTGYPLAIVYNLPPKLRNAKLTVTDKRNGIKYFFPFKIQGNTQFSTGTTVLSVDNGVTKLSFIKPDRSVLSNLYFSLMGENLPNNPVQLFAKPLAYQPGTAEDYWVICQDPTKNSVTIDGNTMLRKRYFNEQFFVAPATITPQGFEASMGVPTGVINNKLYLSVTSTAPFAPDFGKFSNPQSGTYTLSKFFTRTPGYFFGFDLATKAFVSFDGGGNYMGADYTVKGKAFNPLNTGITDLVFMQAQPGQSYAYFRDTDGKIYELSFYIDMDDYSQRAIETYYKREFKAEAYIKADTKWQKSAVDVFYFTSDDKIYRYNPLNQDLRTLDANMGGKKVSMIKLSADGNTLTAGVAGSLYTLDVSVGKNGVVTKQLDGIPGSPVDIVIK